One genomic window of Pelodiscus sinensis isolate JC-2024 chromosome 14, ASM4963464v1, whole genome shotgun sequence includes the following:
- the LOC142818261 gene encoding uncharacterized protein LOC142818261, which produces MSQPSEGSQPSTAPHDQPGGSREPARGRKRRAPAWSSAEIVDLIEVWGEASNVHDLRTSHRNAAVYGRMAASLAARGHQRSREQVRCKIKDLRQSYSRACLPGADPEACPHFHALDRILGPHAVPAPRDVIDPGAEGPLLDTEEEEEGSESQEPAASLPRTRDPRGTPQSRSPASSEAGEASTSAAPGTAGRTTPPAAAARARASRTARNQEDYQRRHLRFLDRQLRLQDHWVQEDLRLRQRSLEALEEQGRALRGHLQSLLDRFPFPPPPAPPLAPPLAPPAPPLAPPLAPPLAPPAPPLAPPAPPLAPPLAPPAPPAPPASAPASSTPPVLSAPPSTTIPHRRPRTRSVARRERHPDSHP; this is translated from the exons atgagccagccatccgagggctcccagccctccactgctccccacgaccagcctggcggctcccgggagcctgcccgggggcgcaaaaggcgggcgcccgcctggtcaagtgcggagatcgtggacctcatcgaggtttggggggaagcctccaatgtccacgatctccgcactagccaccggaacgcggccgtctatggacgcatggctgccagcctggccgccaggggccaccagcgcagccgggagcaggtgcgctgcaagattaaagacttgcggcagtcctactcccgggcctgcctgccaggggctgacccggaggcctgcccccacttccatgccctggaccgcatcctggggcctcatgccgtccctgccccccgggacgtgattgaccccggggcagagggaccgctcctggacaccgaggaggaggaagagggctctgagagccaggagcctgctgccagccttcccaggacccgggacccccgaggcaccccacagagccgctcgcctgcatcatcagaggccggggaggcatccacct ctgcagcaccggggactgcagggcgcaccaccccgcctgcagcagccgcccgcgcccgggcaagcaggacagccaggaaccaggaggactaccagaggcggcatctccggttcctggaccgacagctccgtctccaggaccactgggtccaggaggacctcaggctgcgccagaggagtctggaggccctggaggagcagggccgtgccctgcgaggccacctccagagcctgctagaccgctttccatttcctcctccccctgctccccctcttgctccccctcttgctccccctgctccccctcttgctccccctcttgctccccctcttgctccccctgctccccctcttgctccccctgctccccctcttgctccccctcttgctccccctgctcctcctgctcctcctgcttccgctcctgcttcctccacaccccctgtcctctctgcccccccctccacaaccattccccaccgacgcccccggacccgcagtgtggcgagacgggagaggcacccagactcccacccctga